A single Impatiens glandulifera unplaced genomic scaffold, dImpGla2.1, whole genome shotgun sequence DNA region contains:
- the LOC124917923 gene encoding pentatricopeptide repeat-containing protein At5g14770, mitochondrial-like, which yields MIWHHLEYLRRPAAGFTHTAAGFTHTAAGFTHTAADEALYHTLTVELLFLRSPFHSKVTDFTSSSHSPAILECGFLQFSAISIPLVWSLRLGFVHQALGLVSIIWSRKVPLDSYTCNILVKGFCDIGLLEYAHLFMISIVDLAEPYPDTLNDHAFCKNRRLEEAKLLLDEMRKMGVDPNHVSFSTLIDSSFRKRDLMSAFSLQAQMVVRGYAFDVVICTILMDGLFKAGKPAEAEEMYKSLWKFSLIPDCITYFVMNAIYGSSKLGEMKRVDSLLNEMAANNVYPDVITYSSVINGHIKKGMLYSVAEELVRDLVSKGLTPDCANYTSMMDVFFKEGNESAALSMAQEVSMRNIGLDTIAYNVLINGLSKLGNYRIESLFDGIKHSGLSFLP from the exons atgatttGGCATCAccttg aatatttaaggCGACCGGCCGCCGGATTCACTCACACGGCCGCCGGATTCACTCACACGGCCGCCGGATTCACTCACACAGCCGCCGATGAAGCACTATATCATACGCTCACGGTGGAGCTCCTGTTTCTCCGTTCGCCGTTTCACTCGAAGGTCACTGATTTCACTTCATCCTCTCATTCTCCCGCCATCCTCGAATGTGGGTTTCTCCAATTCTCCGCGATTTCAATTCCTCTGGTTTGGTCTCTCAG ACTGGGATTCGTCCATCAGGCTCTTGGATTGGTTTCTATAATATGGTCAAGAAAGGTTCCTCTTGATTCTTACACTTGCAACATTTTGGTTAAAGGTTTTTGCGACATCGGGCTGTTAGAATATGCCCACTTGTTTATGATTAGTATTGTAGATTTAGCAGAGCCTTATCCTGATACA CTCAATGATCATGCTTTCTGCAAGAACAGGAGGTTAGAGGAAGCCAAGCTGCTTTTAGATGAGATGAGGAAAATGGGCGTGGATCCTAATCATGTTTCCTTCTCTACACTCATTGATTCCTCCTTCAGAAAAAGGGATCTAATGAGTGCTTTTTCACTTCAAGCACAAATGGTAGTTCGAGGATATGCATTTGATGTTGTCATTTGCACCATTTTGATGGATGGGTTGTTTAAGGCAGGAAAACCTGCAGAAGCTGAGGAAATGTACAAGTCTCTTTGGAAATTCAGCTTGATTCCAGATTGTATTACTTATTTTGTCATGAATGCGATTTATGGTTCCAGTAAATTAGGAGAAATGAAACGTGTAGACAGCTTACTGAACGAAATGGCGGCAAATAATGTTTATCCAGATGTTATTACATATTCCTCTGTGATAAATGGACATATCAAGAAAGGAATGCTCTATTCAGTG GCTGAGGAATTGGTCAGGGATTTAGTATCGAAAGGATTAACACCCGATTGTGCTAACTACACTTCGATGATGGATGTATTCTTCAAAGAAGGAAATGAGTCGGCTGCACTTAGTATGGCTCAAGAAGTATCTATGAGAAATATAGGACTCGACACTATTGCATACAATGTCCTTATAAACGGTTTATCAAAGCTGGGAAACTATAGAA